The proteins below come from a single Gimesia alba genomic window:
- a CDS encoding ATP-binding cassette domain-containing protein, whose product MTIDTLQSDTLLWSLNHVSLMSASGVRLDGVDLEIPRGVTAIMGYSGAGKTSLLNLLIAYEVPDRGNITRTNDGFQANADLDLFWVPHNLGLWPQYTVQDHLMLVHPNPDSRQETVDELLTTLGLTEVRNQYPGQISQGEASRLAVARALASKAKVLVMDEPLIHVDQTHWPLYWNTIREHCQENNTSLVFSTHQPELVLREAEYVICLDQGKVIYSGEVSVLYDTPHSYQAATYLGPVNDLVSMNIPSKRQQDNHESNLVRAEQITLDKDELSLWEVKSTLFSGSVEEVIVTHRESQATQTLYHRPVRPELQKGDRISIRLLMLFLCLLFNSGCSSDSAPELVFSKITQWPVPSEGIMIPAPRSVNVGPYDELYVLDNAGRVLIYDSNNELIRQWKMPESDVGKPEGVCFLKNGQIAVADTHYHRVIFFDEQGNVQKILGEYGVEPGQFIYPVSVVQDPEGNIFVCEFGKNNRIQKFSEQGEFLLEFGKVGTNPGEFQRPAGMVWHNGKIYVADADNNRIQVFSDEGTFLEILGTKTGGIPLYYPYDIAIDRTNEVLYIVEYGAGRVTKTDLTGKILGRFGKTGMRQGEFLTPWGLTVNSKDQVIVADTGNRLIVKLIP is encoded by the coding sequence ATGACTATTGACACCTTACAATCAGATACCTTGTTGTGGTCACTGAATCATGTCAGCCTGATGTCTGCGTCCGGCGTCCGTTTAGATGGGGTTGATCTTGAGATCCCACGAGGCGTGACTGCAATCATGGGATATTCTGGCGCGGGAAAAACCTCTTTACTGAATTTACTGATCGCTTATGAAGTTCCCGATCGGGGAAACATTACTCGCACGAATGATGGGTTTCAGGCTAACGCTGATCTCGATCTGTTTTGGGTCCCCCATAATCTCGGTTTGTGGCCGCAATATACAGTTCAGGACCACTTAATGCTGGTTCACCCCAACCCTGATTCTCGACAGGAAACTGTGGACGAACTACTCACCACATTGGGTTTGACAGAGGTTCGCAATCAATACCCCGGACAAATTTCACAGGGAGAGGCTTCACGTTTAGCAGTCGCCCGGGCACTGGCCAGTAAAGCAAAAGTCTTAGTGATGGATGAGCCATTGATCCATGTCGATCAGACCCATTGGCCTTTATACTGGAATACAATCCGGGAACATTGTCAGGAAAATAATACATCGCTTGTCTTTTCAACGCATCAGCCAGAGCTTGTGTTGAGAGAAGCGGAATACGTGATTTGTCTCGACCAAGGTAAGGTTATTTATTCTGGCGAAGTAAGCGTATTGTATGATACTCCTCACTCGTATCAAGCGGCTACTTATTTGGGTCCAGTCAACGATCTTGTCTCGATGAATATTCCGTCGAAACGTCAACAAGACAACCATGAATCCAATCTGGTTCGCGCTGAGCAGATCACGTTAGACAAAGATGAACTGAGTTTGTGGGAAGTCAAATCAACTCTATTCAGTGGTTCGGTCGAAGAAGTCATTGTGACTCACAGAGAGTCCCAGGCCACCCAGACCTTGTACCATCGTCCAGTCAGGCCAGAACTGCAAAAAGGGGATCGAATTTCGATTCGCTTATTAATGTTGTTCTTGTGCCTGTTATTCAATTCAGGGTGCTCTTCTGATTCAGCACCGGAACTCGTCTTCTCCAAGATTACGCAGTGGCCGGTGCCATCGGAAGGGATCATGATTCCCGCGCCGCGCAGCGTCAATGTCGGGCCCTATGACGAACTCTATGTACTTGACAATGCTGGTCGCGTTCTGATTTATGATTCGAATAATGAATTAATCAGACAGTGGAAGATGCCCGAATCTGATGTAGGAAAGCCTGAGGGGGTCTGCTTTTTAAAAAATGGTCAAATTGCAGTTGCTGACACACATTACCACCGGGTGATATTTTTTGACGAACAAGGAAATGTTCAAAAAATCCTTGGCGAATATGGTGTTGAACCGGGACAATTTATTTACCCGGTCTCCGTAGTCCAGGATCCAGAGGGAAACATTTTTGTCTGTGAATTTGGTAAGAATAATCGGATTCAAAAATTTTCCGAGCAGGGAGAATTTCTGCTGGAATTTGGAAAAGTCGGCACCAACCCTGGGGAATTTCAGCGACCTGCCGGAATGGTTTGGCATAATGGGAAAATCTATGTCGCTGATGCGGACAATAATCGAATTCAGGTATTTTCGGATGAGGGCACATTTTTAGAAATTTTGGGCACAAAAACGGGGGGAATTCCACTCTATTACCCTTATGACATTGCCATCGACCGGACGAATGAAGTGCTCTATATCGTGGAATATGGAGCAGGTCGGGTCACTAAAACAGATTTAACCGGTAAAATATTAGGCAGATTTGGAAAAACAGGAATGCGACAAGGGGAGTTTTTAACTCCCTGGGGACTTACTGTAAATTCAAAAGATCAAGTGATCGTCGCTGACACTGGCAATCGTTTAATCGTAAAATTGATACCATGA